In one window of Macrotis lagotis isolate mMagLag1 chromosome 5, bilby.v1.9.chrom.fasta, whole genome shotgun sequence DNA:
- the LOC141490140 gene encoding large ribosomal subunit protein eL21-like has product MINTKGKRRGTRYMFSRPFRKHGVVPLATYMRIYKKYDIVDIKGMGTVQQGMPHKCYHGKTGRVYNVTQHAVGIVVNKQVKGKILAKRINVRIEHIKHSKSRDGFLKRVKENDQKKKEAKEKGTWVQLKCQPAPPREAHFVRTNGKEPELLKSIPYEFMA; this is encoded by the coding sequence ATgataaacacaaaaggaaaaaggagagggactcGATACATGTTTTCTAGGCCCTTTCGAAAACATGGTGTCGTCCCTCTGGCTACATATATGCGCATATACAAGAAATATGATATTGTAGATATCAAGGGTATGGGCACAGTTCAGCAAGGAATGCCCCACAAATGTTACCATGGCAAGACTGGACGAGTCTATAATGTTACACAGCATGCTGTAGGCATTGTTGTAAACAAACAGGTTAAGGGCAAGATTCTAGCCAAGAGAATTAATGTGCGTATTGAGCATATTAAGCATTCTAAGAGCAGAGATGGCTTCCTGAAGcgagtaaaggaaaatgatcagaagaagaaagaagccaaagaaaaagGCACTTGGGTTCAACTAAAATGTCAGCCTGCTCCACCCAGAGAAGCACACTTTGTGAGAACCAATGGCAAGGAACCTGAGCTGTTGAAATCAATCCCCTATGAATTCATGgcataa